The following nucleotide sequence is from Streptomyces brevispora.
GTGCACGCGATGTGACCAGCTGATGCGCCGGTACGGGCGGGACGCGGCCATGTTCTGCGGCGTGTGCCGTGAGCTCCTGAACGCTCGGTAGGCCGCGGCGGCCTGCTGGCGACAACTGCAACCAAAACTGCAACCACCAACGTCGAAGGCCCCCGCAGCGAGCTGCGGGGGCCTTCGACGTATTGCCCGGTGAGAGCAATGGCGGAGGATACGAGATTCGAACTCGTGAGGGGTTGCCCCCAACACGCTTTCCAAATGTTCGTCTGGCTGTCCGGTGGGGGCCGTGCCAGTCCTGGCCTGCGGAGGAGTACACGAGCCGGCCCCGTCCGAACAGGCTCGGACGAAGGTGAATGAGACCACGAATGAGACCAGCTCTGGCCGGCTGCCAGTGATCACTGCGAGCGGAATGCGGTGACGAGCAGGCGGCGGATCCAGGCACTGCCCCTCCCAGTCCGGCTCGTGTTCCCGGACTGCTGATCTGGTTGGTCGGAGTCGCGGTCGCAGCGGGTCGCAGCGGCGGCAACGAGCATCTGCCCGCTGACCGCCAGCAACAGGGGAGACGGCGCCAAGGGGCTATCACGTCGGGGAAGTTCGTGGTGGGGCATGGCGTCTACGCTCGCCCGCGGCGCCCGCTGCGGTCCAACACCTGTCCCGTCCGCATTCACGCACTTGCGTTGTCAGTGCCGTCCGCGACGGTAGATTGCCCGGGTGTCCCGCGACTTCGACCCCCGTCTCCTGCGCGCCTTCGTCACCACCGCCGAGGAACTCCATTTCACGCGCGCCGCCACCCGGCTGTACGTGGCTCAGCAGGCACTTAGCCGGGACATCCGCCGTCTCGAACACGAGCTGGGCGGCGCGCTGTTCGTACGCACCACTCGCCACGTCCGCCTCACCGCCGAGGGAGCGCGGCTGCTGCCGTACGCCAGGCGCGTGCTCGCCGCACACGAGGCGTTCTCCATCGCCGCCTCGGCGCGCGAGCAACGGCCGCTCCTCGTCGACGTCGGAGCCCGGGCGGCCACCGGGCACGAGGTGCTGGAGGAGACCCGGCGCGCCCACCCCGAACTGGAACTCGTCGCCCGCTTCCACAGCGGCCTCACCGGCGCCGCCCAGGAAATCCTCGACGGCCGTCTCGACGCCTCCTTCGGGCGGTTCGCCGGAATTGCCCCCGTCGTGGCCGCACGGCTCGACCACCTCCCGGTCCGTTACGAGCGGATGGCCGTGCTCCTGCCCGACGACCATGCCCTGTGCGCGAGCGACCGCATCCCGCTGAAGGCTCTCGCCGGCCGGACCCTCTACGCGGCGGCGGGCAACCAGTCCGCCGCCGAGTGGACCGACCTCGCCACCCGGCTGTTCGCCGGGCACGGCATTCATCTGGCGGATCCCTTCCCGGAGATCGAGGGCCCGGAGGAGTTCATGCGCGTCGTACGGAAACGGGGCTGGTGGGTGCTGGCGAGCACGGAGTTCATCGACGTCCCCGGCATGGCCCTGCGCCTACTGAGCGACCCCGTGCCCCTCTCGCCCCTCTCTCTGGTCTGGCGCGCCGGCCTCGACCACCTGGCCCTCGACGCCCTCGCCGACACCGCACGGCGGCTCGCGCGAGAGCACCACTGGCTTGACCTGCCTTCGAACGCATGGCTGCCACCGGAGGACAGGACGGCCATGCAGGACGGTGTCGTGCTCTAGAGCGAGAGGCGCCGGGGCCGGAGGACGACGCCGAGATCACCTTCGCCGAGCGCGAGATCGACCTGGGACACGCTGAGGCATCCTGCTCGAGGACCTGGTGGAGCCAAGCCGCCAACGTCCTTCCAGCACCTACCCGCCGGTCTGAGGCAGGAGACTGATTGGGAATGAAGCGCATCCAGCCGACCGAGACGCATGGGATCTGGCTCTTGCCCTCGACCAAGCACTCCCATAGCATTTCGTTCGCTACTGCGAATTCAATCTAGCTGTGGGGGGTGCGTCGTGGCGTTGTTAATGGTGGCGGCTGCCGTGTGGGGTGTGGTGCAGCTGTTTGCGTTGGCGTGGCCCACGCGGTCGGTGCGGTTGTCTACGGTGTTGCTGGCCCTGATGGTGGGTGTGTACGGGTGCGGCGTGGTGGTGGCGCTTGTGGAGGTGGCCTACACCCGCCTGTATGCGGATGGTTCAGGGCTTCCGGTGGCAGAGGTGGTGGACACCACCAGTTACACGGTGGCGCCATGGGTGGAGGAGTTGATCAAACTCTGCCCGTTGTTGCTGGCCGGGCTGTATGCCAAGGTGCGTCGACAGTGGGGGCTGTCGGACTTCGTGGTGCTCGGCTCAGCACTGGGGGCCGGGTTCGGACTGTTGGAGGCTTTGCTGCGATTTGCAGCTGAAGCCAAGCGGGCCATCCCCCGCGCCCATGGCGGCTGGGTGATCCCCGATGGACTGTCCCCGCCGTATGTGCCCGGCCCACACCAGG
It contains:
- a CDS encoding LysR family transcriptional regulator, whose amino-acid sequence is MSRDFDPRLLRAFVTTAEELHFTRAATRLYVAQQALSRDIRRLEHELGGALFVRTTRHVRLTAEGARLLPYARRVLAAHEAFSIAASAREQRPLLVDVGARAATGHEVLEETRRAHPELELVARFHSGLTGAAQEILDGRLDASFGRFAGIAPVVAARLDHLPVRYERMAVLLPDDHALCASDRIPLKALAGRTLYAAAGNQSAAEWTDLATRLFAGHGIHLADPFPEIEGPEEFMRVVRKRGWWVLASTEFIDVPGMALRLLSDPVPLSPLSLVWRAGLDHLALDALADTARRLAREHHWLDLPSNAWLPPEDRTAMQDGVVL
- a CDS encoding PrsW family glutamic-type intramembrane protease, with the translated sequence MALLMVAAAVWGVVQLFALAWPTRSVRLSTVLLALMVGVYGCGVVVALVEVAYTRLYADGSGLPVAEVVDTTSYTVAPWVEELIKLCPLLLAGLYAKVRRQWGLSDFVVLGSALGAGFGLLEALLRFAAEAKRAIPRAHGGWVIPDGLSPPYVPGPHQVFTSWLPAPFATLEMGQEAASATFSHLVWTALAGLGVGGVAARPRLDTGVGGGAGSGRDRVPHAEQLCGPAL